The sequence GCTGGCCATGGCGAGGTGCAGCAACGCCTGGAGTGCCTGTAGACCACTGCGCCGCAGCATGGCTTAGGTCGGCCGTTGTAGTCGCTCGAGAACCTGCTCGAGCACGTAGCCAAACAGGGCCGGGTCGGGATCCTGTTGACCGACATCGGCCAATCCCAGTTCCTCCCAGCGCTCGTCCAAGCGGGCCTCCAGGTCGGCGGGCCGCTGTAGGGGCTCACCCCAGGGGTGGTTGCGCTCGGGTCCCATCTTCGTTGTGGCATCGATTGCGAGGCGCCCCCCCAGTCCCAGTTGCTCGCTTGCGAAATCGAGGGTGTCGAATGGCGTGTTCTCGAGGACGAAGAGATCCCGCTGCGGATCGACCAAGGAGCTGATCGCCCAGATCACCTGCCGAGGATCGCGAATATTGATCGACTGATCGACGACAACGACGAACTTGGTGTAGGTGAATTGGGGTAGAGCACTCCAGAAGGCCATGGCTGCTCTCTTGGCTTGGCCCGGATAGGCCTTATCGATGGCGATCACCGCCAGCTTGTAACTGAGGCCCTCCATGGGGAGGAAGAAGTCGACAATTTCAGGGATTTGCTGGCGCAGGATCGGCGTGTAGATCCGATTGAGGGCGATCGCCAACATGGCGTCCTCCTTGGGCGGACGCCCGCTGAAGGTGGTGAAGTAGGTCGGATTACGCCGTTGGGTGACGCATTGGATGCGCACCAGTGGTGACGGCTCAACACCTCCGTAAAAGCCCATGTGATCGCCAAAGGGGCCGTCGGGCAGTTCTTCCCCGGGGGTAATCGTTCCTTCCAGCACGATTTCGCTGTGGCTTGGAACCTCCAGGTCCACGGTTTTGCACTTCGCCAGACGCACCCCCTCACCGGCGTAGAGCCCAGCAAAGAGCCACTCGCTCAGTTGCACCGGAATCGGGGTGGCGGCAGCCATCACCAGCAGAGGGTGAACGCCGATGGCAATGGCAATCTCCAGCGGCTTGCCCAGGGCTGCGGCCTTGCGCAGGTGGCGCGCACCGCCCCGCACGCTCAGCCAGTGCACGGTCATCGTGTTGATGGACTGCTGCTGAAGCCGATAGACCCCGACGTTTGGGGTGCCGGTCTCTGGGTCCTTGGTGATGACCAGGCCGAGGGTGATGATGCGGCCGGCATCACCCGGCCAGGGCCGAAGCAGCGGCAGGCGATCGAGGTCAACGGCATCGCCCTGGAAAACCTCCTGTCTGCAAGGGGGCAACAGGTCGAGGTCGGGCTTGGCCTTCAGCACATCCAGCAAGACGGAGCCGAACCGGATGGCTTCCCGCGGACCTTTGGGGGGTTTGGGTTGCTGGAGCAGAGCCAGGCGCTCCCCAAGGGCCTCCAGCTCCTCGGGCCTCTCCATCCCCATCGACCAGAGGACCCGCTCCAGGGTCCCCAGCAAATTCACCGCTACCGGAATGCTCGAGCCTTTGACGTTCTCGAAGAGCAGGGCTGGGCCGCCACAGCCCAAGACCCGATCGGCAATCGCTGCAAGCTCGAGATCGGGGTCCACAGGGGCACTGATGCGGCGCAGTTGGCCCCGCGCTTCCAGTAGCTCCAGAAAGCCCCTGAGATCACGTTGGGATCCATTCGCGTTAGCCGCAGATCCCATGGCGCTCTCAACTTTTCAGCAGGTTCTGCCTACTGTGACGCACCCCCTTGAGCCACTGCGGTCGTGCAGATCTCCTATTTCCACACCTCGGAGAACGTTCCCAGCCTGCGCCCCGTGGCTGAGGGTGGGCCCGATGCGGCCGTGGTGATCGATGTCCTGCGGGCCACCACCACCATCGCCTGTGCACTGCAGAGCGGTGCCGAAGCGATTCAGGCCTTCGCGGACCTCGAGGCCCTCAACCAGGCGGCTGATGCCTGGGTGCCCGAGCGCTGCCTCCGGGCTGGGGAACGGGGCGGTCAGCGGGTCCAGGGCTATGACCTGGGGAATTCCCCTCTGGCGGTCACTCCAGAGGTGGTGGGCGGCAAGCGCATCTTCATCAGCACCACCAATGGAACCCGCTCGCTGGAGGCGGTCAAACCTGTGCCGCTGCTGGTCACGGCCTGCCTGCCTAATCGAACCGCCGTCGCTAAACGACTGATCGACCATGGGGTCGAGCGGGTTTGGGTCGTCGGCAGTGGCTGGGAGGGCGACTACTCC is a genomic window of Synechococcus sp. A10-1-5-1 containing:
- a CDS encoding UbiD family decarboxylase, which gives rise to MGSAANANGSQRDLRGFLELLEARGQLRRISAPVDPDLELAAIADRVLGCGGPALLFENVKGSSIPVAVNLLGTLERVLWSMGMERPEELEALGERLALLQQPKPPKGPREAIRFGSVLLDVLKAKPDLDLLPPCRQEVFQGDAVDLDRLPLLRPWPGDAGRIITLGLVITKDPETGTPNVGVYRLQQQSINTMTVHWLSVRGGARHLRKAAALGKPLEIAIAIGVHPLLVMAAATPIPVQLSEWLFAGLYAGEGVRLAKCKTVDLEVPSHSEIVLEGTITPGEELPDGPFGDHMGFYGGVEPSPLVRIQCVTQRRNPTYFTTFSGRPPKEDAMLAIALNRIYTPILRQQIPEIVDFFLPMEGLSYKLAVIAIDKAYPGQAKRAAMAFWSALPQFTYTKFVVVVDQSINIRDPRQVIWAISSLVDPQRDLFVLENTPFDTLDFASEQLGLGGRLAIDATTKMGPERNHPWGEPLQRPADLEARLDERWEELGLADVGQQDPDPALFGYVLEQVLERLQRPT
- a CDS encoding 2-phosphosulfolactate phosphatase family protein; protein product: MQISYFHTSENVPSLRPVAEGGPDAAVVIDVLRATTTIACALQSGAEAIQAFADLEALNQAADAWVPERCLRAGERGGQRVQGYDLGNSPLAVTPEVVGGKRIFISTTNGTRSLEAVKPVPLLVTACLPNRTAVAKRLIDHGVERVWVVGSGWEGDYSLEDSLAAGAVISAAMELAVSPHVGVRCANDEALAALALWQQWRHDTETCLRAASHGQRLMGLGNHDADFACCAAVDTMTMVPTQTSPGVLQAA